The following DNA comes from Picosynechococcus sp. PCC 7003.
CAACTTGAGGGCCTGGGGTAAATTAAACCACTCCCCCCAGGAAGCCGGAAGATAGCCATAGAAAGGTAAGTTACTCACCGCTTCCGTTTCTGCGAGGCTGCCCATCCTCAGTCTTACCCAGTAGCTGGGCATATAACCGCCGTAGAAGAGTCCCAAAATTGAGGTGGAGAGATCGGCAATGGTTGCCATTTTGGGCTGAAATAGGAGGTAAAAGCAGATAAATGTCCCTGCGAGGGGAAAAAGGGCATCGGCGAGACTGGGACTCAAGGTCGCAATCACAAGCAGCAACTGGGACACCACTAAGGTACTTTTTACCGCTGGTGCTAATCCCTTTGCCTGAACCATGCGGAAATATTCCTGTTGGCCAAGAAAGACGAGGATGCCCATTCCTAAGGTAAAGTACCATCCCCCCAAGACAATGAGGGTTAAGGCCAGGGCGATCGCCACTACACCACTAATGATTCGCGACAAAGACATAAAACTGCAAGCTCACGGCTGGGGGCGTCGATAAAAGAATTAAAGAGGGTTCCCCAGGGTTGTTAAAGAAAATTTTATCAAACGTTAACAAGATTCACGGTACAGACGCGATGATTCGTTCTGTGAACGCGTCCCCGGTGCTTCCTGTGACGTAGTACAGTACCCGGAAAATGCTAACACAACTCCTTTGGCCGCAGCTAAAGAACAGTGACCAAGCAGCAATTAGGTTAGGGATGTTCGAGGGGCACACTGGCATCGATCCAATGTCCATAGGCTGCTTCGACTTGATCAAGGGCGATCGCATAGATGGCGGGCAGTTCGTAGGGGTGGTGGGCTTTGATTGCTTGTTCTAGGGCGGCGTATTGGGCAGCGGTGGTCTTAAAAAGGAGTCGAAACTCTGGTTCCTGCTGTAGTTGGCCTTCCCAATGGTAGAAGCTTTCAATCTCGCTGATCTGGATACAAGCCGCGAGACGGAGACCCATAATTTGCTTGGCGATCGCCTGGGCTTCCTGGTGACTGCTGACAGTGGTGATCGCAATTAAATAATCCATGGAATTAATGGGAACTAAAAAAGGGGATCATAGCTATGACCCCCAATACTCACAATTTATTTGGTTTGCTCGTCAAAGTTTGAACAGCCTAGGGCGCTAAAGCATTACCCCGGAGGAGACTACCAATGGTTTTGGCGGTAATCTTCATCTGTTTCAGGGGATTCGCCGGGACAACGGTCTTATACAAGTAGCTGTCAAAGGTGAGCTTCTGAACATCGATGTCAGCACACATCTCGACAAAGGCTTCGCGAGTCGCATCGGAACGGTAGAAAACCCGCTGGAGAATATCGAGGACGAGGTAAGTCGCACCGTATTGCTTATCCCAACGCTTCAGGTATTGCTTGAGATCGGCTTCGGTGGGAACACGCTGGCCATTGTTAGAAGCTTCGACGATCACTTCAGCGCACATCCGCGCAGATTTGGCCGCAAAGTAAATCCCTTCACCGGAGGACTTGGTGACGGTACCGGCGGCATCCCCCACGAGGGCGACACGGCCCACAACACGACGGGGTCTGGGATGTTCGGGAATGGGGTGGGCTTCTACTTTGATGATTTCGCCGCCTTCAAGACGTTTTGCGGCGCGGGCCCGGATGCCGGCTTGTAATTGTTTAATTTTGGCTTGGTTGACTTTCATGGTGCCAGTCCCGACGGCCACGTGGTCATATTTAGGGAAGACCCAAGCGTAGAAGTCAGGGGATACGTCGTCACCGACATACATTTCAGCCAGTTCTTCGTAGTAGGCCATTTTGTCTTCGGGGAGACGGATCCGCTCTTGGAAGGCGATCGCATAATTATAATCACCAGCATCGATGGCTTTGGCCACACGGGAGTTGGCCCCATCAGCACCGACCACCAGATCCACCTTCAGGGTTTTCATTTCCCCTTTCACTTCGCCGTTGGAGTGATCGGAATAGTGAAGAACGTAGGGATCAGTGTTGTTGTTGGGAATTTCAAGCTTAAATACGGTGCCGTTGATCAGCGTTGCGCCGAGGTCAGCGGCTCGGTTGCGCATGAAGCTATCCATCACTTCGCGGCGACACATC
Coding sequences within:
- a CDS encoding phosphatidate cytidylyltransferase; amino-acid sequence: MSLSRIISGVVAIALALTLIVLGGWYFTLGMGILVFLGQQEYFRMVQAKGLAPAVKSTLVVSQLLLVIATLSPSLADALFPLAGTFICFYLLFQPKMATIADLSTSILGLFYGGYMPSYWVRLRMGSLAETEAVSNLPFYGYLPASWGEWFNLPQALKLTFVVMVCIWAADIGAYFMGKWLGKTKLSAISPKKTVEGAIFGALGTIFVAIAGAWYLDWSWWPITGILLGLLISVTTLLGDLTESIMKRDAGFKDSGQLIPGHGGILDRTDSYVFTAPVVYLFVTIFLPIFSS
- the cutA gene encoding divalent-cation tolerance protein CutA, producing the protein MDYLIAITTVSSHQEAQAIAKQIMGLRLAACIQISEIESFYHWEGQLQQEPEFRLLFKTTAAQYAALEQAIKAHHPYELPAIYAIALDQVEAAYGHWIDASVPLEHP
- the chlP gene encoding geranylgeranyl reductase; the encoded protein is MVLRVAVVGGGPAGSSAAEILAKAGIETYIFERKLDNAKPCGGAIPLCMVDEFDLPPEIIDRRVRKMKMISPSNIEVNIGQTLKDDEYIGMCRREVMDSFMRNRAADLGATLINGTVFKLEIPNNNTDPYVLHYSDHSNGEVKGEMKTLKVDLVVGADGANSRVAKAIDAGDYNYAIAFQERIRLPEDKMAYYEELAEMYVGDDVSPDFYAWVFPKYDHVAVGTGTMKVNQAKIKQLQAGIRARAAKRLEGGEIIKVEAHPIPEHPRPRRVVGRVALVGDAAGTVTKSSGEGIYFAAKSARMCAEVIVEASNNGQRVPTEADLKQYLKRWDKQYGATYLVLDILQRVFYRSDATREAFVEMCADIDVQKLTFDSYLYKTVVPANPLKQMKITAKTIGSLLRGNALAP